In Gigantopelta aegis isolate Gae_Host chromosome 6, Gae_host_genome, whole genome shotgun sequence, the following are encoded in one genomic region:
- the LOC121375400 gene encoding nucleolar protein 10-like isoform X2, with the protein MPAVSKCIQVSNDGQYILTTGTYKPRVRCYDVYQMALKFERGLDVEVIKFRLLSDDYSKIVFLQDERFVEFHSQFGRYYRTRIPKYGRDLAYHSASCDMYFVGVGHEIFRLNLEHGRFLSPLDTNATEINCCEFNPLHDLLACGTKEGMIECWDPRSRTRVGMMDVALGSLVDDLDLPVMPSVTALKFRDGLTMAVGTNTGHILMYDLRSNKPVLIKDHQYELPIKDIEFHDQLDLVLSMDTKILKLWERKTGKAFTAIEPGTDLNDLCQVPSSGLLFMANEAPKIMTYYIPSLGTAPRWCSFLDNLTEELEESSTLTVYDDYKFVTRQELEALGLSHLIGSNLLRAYMHGFFMDIRLYHKAKAISDPFAYQNYRKSKIREKIEEERVNRVQLKKLPKVNRDLAEKLMIEDEEGSKKKKKKLTSSIMKDDRFSALFSNPDFQIDKTTDEYRLLNPVVSKLDKSKKKKQEVVEQQFDEIDDEVEGRPSEDDSSSSDDEHVWTEEVKKQHRLVSREHKEKQWAERQEAAIMKTKFYEIKEGEEFKSLQDKRKQKELKVDGKQNDLKNLKNIILNVKTYVGRLMTLQRVSKTNLNSGWERG; encoded by the exons ATGCCAGCTGTCAGCAAGTGTATACAAGTATCGAATGATGGCCagtatattttaacaacag GAACGTATAAGCCGCGAGTGAGGTGCTACGATGTCTACCAGATGGCTCTCAAGTTTGAGCGAGGGCTCGACGTGGAAGTGATCAAATTTAGACTGCTGTCGGATGACTATTCTAAG ATTGTTTTTCTGCAAGATGAACGGTTCGTAGAATTCCACTCTCAGTTCGGACGATATTATCGCACAAGAATACCCAAATATGGGAGAGATTTGGCCTATCACTCTGCAAGTTGTGACATGTATTTTGTTGGTGTTGG CCATGAAATATTTCGACTGAACCTGGAGCATGGCAGATTTTTATCTCCATTAGATACTAATGCTAC AGAAATCAACTGTTGTGAATTCAATCCACTGCATGATCTACTAGCATGTGGTACTAAAGAA GGCATGATAGAGTGCTGGGACCCGCGGTCAAGGACAAGGGTGGGAATGATGGACGTAGCTTTAGGAAGTTTAGTCGACGATTTAGA TTTGCCTGTGATGCCCTCTGTAACTGCTTTGAAATTTCGAGATGGTCTTACGATGGCTGTTGGGACCAACACAGGTCAC ATTCTGATGTACGACTTGCGTTCCAACAAGCCGGTTCTGATTAAAGACCATCAGTACGAGTTGCCAATCAAAGACATTGAGTTTCATGACCAGCTGGACCTGGTGCTGTCTATGGACACCAAAATACTCAAACTTTGGGAAAGAAAAACT GGTAAAGCATTTACAGCAATCGAGCCAGGAACAGATCTTAATGACCTGTGTCAGGTGCCCAGCTCGGGACTCTTGTTCATGGCCAATGAGGCGCCGAAAATAATGACATACTATATTCCT AGTCTTGGAACAGCTCCACGCTGGTGTTCCTTCCTGGACAATTTAACGGAGGAGCTAGAAGAAAGCAGTACGCTAACAG tgtaTGATGACTACAAGTTTGTGACCCGCCAGGAACTGGAAGCTCTTGGTCTGTCTCACCTCATTGGCTCCAACCTGCTCAGAGCGTACATGCACGGATTCTTCATGGACATTCGACTCTATCATAAG GCAAAAGCAATTTCAGATCCATTTGCTTACCAGAACTATCGTAAGAGCAAGATCCGAGAAAAGATTGAGGAAGAACGAGTAAACCGTGTTCAACTCAAG aaACTTCCCAAAGTTAATCGTGATTTGGCAGAGAAATTGATGATCGAGGATGAAGAAGGatccaaaaagaaaaagaag AAACTGACAAGCAGCATTATGAAGGATGACAGGTTTTCTGCCTTGTTTTCAAATCCCGATTTTCAAATTGACAAGACCACTGATGAATACCGTCTACTCAATCCAGTTGTGTCAAAACTCGACAAAAGCAAGAAGAAGAAACAGGAAGTTGTTGAGCAACAGTTTGATGAAATTGAC GATGAAGTTGAAGGTCGCCCCAGTGAGGATGATAGCAGCAGTTCTGATGATGAGCATGTGTGGACGGAGGAAGTGAAGAAACAGCACCGCCTGGTGTCACGAGAACACAAGGAGAAGCAGTGGGCCGAGAGACAAGAGGCGGCCATCATGAAAACCAAGTTCTATGAAATCAAGGAAGGGGAAGAGTTCAAGTCACTGCAAGACAAACGGAAACAGAAAGAACTCAA agtCGATGGGAAACAAAACGACTTGAAGAATCTGAAAAACATCATATTGAACGTAAAAACCTACGTCGGTCGGCTCATGACATTACAAAGAGTTTCAAAGACAAACCTAAATTCTGGATGGGAAAGAGGATGA
- the LOC121375400 gene encoding nucleolar protein 10-like isoform X1, whose protein sequence is MQVSNPNNIKIYNLSAGKSLPDWLSEQKRRKLQKSNVDVQRRIELIQDFEMPAVSKCIQVSNDGQYILTTGTYKPRVRCYDVYQMALKFERGLDVEVIKFRLLSDDYSKIVFLQDERFVEFHSQFGRYYRTRIPKYGRDLAYHSASCDMYFVGVGHEIFRLNLEHGRFLSPLDTNATEINCCEFNPLHDLLACGTKEGMIECWDPRSRTRVGMMDVALGSLVDDLDLPVMPSVTALKFRDGLTMAVGTNTGHILMYDLRSNKPVLIKDHQYELPIKDIEFHDQLDLVLSMDTKILKLWERKTGKAFTAIEPGTDLNDLCQVPSSGLLFMANEAPKIMTYYIPSLGTAPRWCSFLDNLTEELEESSTLTVYDDYKFVTRQELEALGLSHLIGSNLLRAYMHGFFMDIRLYHKAKAISDPFAYQNYRKSKIREKIEEERVNRVQLKKLPKVNRDLAEKLMIEDEEGSKKKKKKLTSSIMKDDRFSALFSNPDFQIDKTTDEYRLLNPVVSKLDKSKKKKQEVVEQQFDEIDDEVEGRPSEDDSSSSDDEHVWTEEVKKQHRLVSREHKEKQWAERQEAAIMKTKFYEIKEGEEFKSLQDKRKQKELKVDGKQNDLKNLKNIILNVKTYVGRLMTLQRVSKTNLNSGWERG, encoded by the exons atgtacAGCGAAGAATTGAACTTATTCAAGATTTTGAAATGCCAGCTGTCAGCAAGTGTATACAAGTATCGAATGATGGCCagtatattttaacaacag GAACGTATAAGCCGCGAGTGAGGTGCTACGATGTCTACCAGATGGCTCTCAAGTTTGAGCGAGGGCTCGACGTGGAAGTGATCAAATTTAGACTGCTGTCGGATGACTATTCTAAG ATTGTTTTTCTGCAAGATGAACGGTTCGTAGAATTCCACTCTCAGTTCGGACGATATTATCGCACAAGAATACCCAAATATGGGAGAGATTTGGCCTATCACTCTGCAAGTTGTGACATGTATTTTGTTGGTGTTGG CCATGAAATATTTCGACTGAACCTGGAGCATGGCAGATTTTTATCTCCATTAGATACTAATGCTAC AGAAATCAACTGTTGTGAATTCAATCCACTGCATGATCTACTAGCATGTGGTACTAAAGAA GGCATGATAGAGTGCTGGGACCCGCGGTCAAGGACAAGGGTGGGAATGATGGACGTAGCTTTAGGAAGTTTAGTCGACGATTTAGA TTTGCCTGTGATGCCCTCTGTAACTGCTTTGAAATTTCGAGATGGTCTTACGATGGCTGTTGGGACCAACACAGGTCAC ATTCTGATGTACGACTTGCGTTCCAACAAGCCGGTTCTGATTAAAGACCATCAGTACGAGTTGCCAATCAAAGACATTGAGTTTCATGACCAGCTGGACCTGGTGCTGTCTATGGACACCAAAATACTCAAACTTTGGGAAAGAAAAACT GGTAAAGCATTTACAGCAATCGAGCCAGGAACAGATCTTAATGACCTGTGTCAGGTGCCCAGCTCGGGACTCTTGTTCATGGCCAATGAGGCGCCGAAAATAATGACATACTATATTCCT AGTCTTGGAACAGCTCCACGCTGGTGTTCCTTCCTGGACAATTTAACGGAGGAGCTAGAAGAAAGCAGTACGCTAACAG tgtaTGATGACTACAAGTTTGTGACCCGCCAGGAACTGGAAGCTCTTGGTCTGTCTCACCTCATTGGCTCCAACCTGCTCAGAGCGTACATGCACGGATTCTTCATGGACATTCGACTCTATCATAAG GCAAAAGCAATTTCAGATCCATTTGCTTACCAGAACTATCGTAAGAGCAAGATCCGAGAAAAGATTGAGGAAGAACGAGTAAACCGTGTTCAACTCAAG aaACTTCCCAAAGTTAATCGTGATTTGGCAGAGAAATTGATGATCGAGGATGAAGAAGGatccaaaaagaaaaagaag AAACTGACAAGCAGCATTATGAAGGATGACAGGTTTTCTGCCTTGTTTTCAAATCCCGATTTTCAAATTGACAAGACCACTGATGAATACCGTCTACTCAATCCAGTTGTGTCAAAACTCGACAAAAGCAAGAAGAAGAAACAGGAAGTTGTTGAGCAACAGTTTGATGAAATTGAC GATGAAGTTGAAGGTCGCCCCAGTGAGGATGATAGCAGCAGTTCTGATGATGAGCATGTGTGGACGGAGGAAGTGAAGAAACAGCACCGCCTGGTGTCACGAGAACACAAGGAGAAGCAGTGGGCCGAGAGACAAGAGGCGGCCATCATGAAAACCAAGTTCTATGAAATCAAGGAAGGGGAAGAGTTCAAGTCACTGCAAGACAAACGGAAACAGAAAGAACTCAA agtCGATGGGAAACAAAACGACTTGAAGAATCTGAAAAACATCATATTGAACGTAAAAACCTACGTCGGTCGGCTCATGACATTACAAAGAGTTTCAAAGACAAACCTAAATTCTGGATGGGAAAGAGGATGA